AAATTTAAATTCCTGCACAATGCCATTTTTTGATATCTTTATTTTTTCCATTTCTTCATCTTCCACAAAAATTTTACCGGATCCATTTTCGGCCATGTCTTTTTGGATAGACACCCTATCGATTTTCTGACCGCTTTCGCCTTCGGAAATATCGAACATATCTTTTATTTCATAGGCAAATTCATTTATCGGCTTTCCATCATTGCCAACTATTTTAAGTTGTTCTACAATAAAAAAACATGGATTTTCAAAAATATTTTTAATGGCACTTCCTTCATTCATTTTTTCAGATTGTATGGATTTTAATTCGGATTTTTTCAATATCGATGCGGAAAATAAATTCGTACTTTCTTTGGCCGCACCTCCAGCTGAATCAGCATTTATGGCCTTCAACTCTCTGCATTTGTCATTGTGGCTATACATGAAATACACATCATTTTTACCTCTCCTTGCAATATATTTACCCATTCGAATGGCCTTCTGTAGAGCGTCCCTTGGTCCAAGCTTATCGAAATCTATCTTTTTGAAACCAACCACTGACATACCGGCAGCCACAGACATCAATGTGATGGTTATTAATATCTCCATCAATGAGAAAGCTGACTTATTTTTTATCGAATTCATGATAATTTAAATTTCATTCGCTATATATTTCTTGTAATATTCATATCTGACGAATTCATTGATTGCAATATTTGTTTCATCAGCGACATAAAAGTTTCCCTGGCTTTCTGGGCACTTTGTGCACCTTTCCCAGCCGATTCAGCCAAATTATCAATGAGGGTTATCATTGCTTCTTTTTCCTTTATATCGGCCTTCATTTTCGATTCTTCCTTACCGAAAACTGCCTGAGTAACGTTCATGCCGACTCCGACTAGGTTTCTAGCAAATCCACTGTAGGTATTTCGCGCATTTTCCATTCCATTGTAGTCTATCATCTCCAAATCCTTGGTCTTCACATTAGATTTGGATAGCTTTTGGATTCCAGATTGGTCATCATTGGTCGCTATGTCAGCGACCCCGTGATCCTTTTGTTGTTTAGGTGCAGTCAATCTTGCTGCCACTGTACCGACACCGATACCTGCAGCAGTTTGGGCAAAATTTGACCAAG
The window above is part of the Puniceicoccales bacterium genome. Proteins encoded here:
- a CDS encoding prepilin-type N-terminal cleavage/methylation domain-containing protein, yielding MNSIKNKSAFSLMEILITITLMSVAAGMSVVGFKKIDFDKLGPRDALQKAIRMGKYIARRGKNDVYFMYSHNDKCRELKAINADSAGGAAKESTNLFSASILKKSELKSIQSEKMNEGSAIKNIFENPCFFIVEQLKIVGNDGKPINEFAYEIKDMFDISEGESGQKIDRVSIQKDMAENGSGKIFVEDEEMEKIKISKNGIVQEFKFTYQDDKGVQKTLTVNAFSGEVSEVSKSH